In a single window of the Rattus norvegicus strain BN/NHsdMcwi chromosome 6, GRCr8, whole genome shotgun sequence genome:
- the Rock2 gene encoding rho-associated protein kinase 2 isoform X1, which yields MEIDMTYQLKVIQQSLEQEEAEHKTTKARLADKNKIYESIEEAKSEAMKEMEKKLLEERSLKQKVENLLLEAEKRCSILDCDLKQSQQKLNELLKQKDVLNEDVRNLTLKIEQETQKRCLMQNDLKMQTQQVNTLKMSEKQIKQENNHLMEMKMNLEKQNAELRKERQDADGQMKELQDQLEAEQYFSTLYKTQVRELKEENEEKTKLCKELQQKKQDLQDERDSLAAQLEITLTKADSEQLARSIAEEQYSDLEKEKIMKELEIKEMMARHKQELTEKDATIASLEETNRTLTSDVANLANEKEELNNKLKDTQEQLSKLKDEEISAAAIKAQFEKQLLTERTLKTQAVNKLAEIMNRKEPVKRGSDTDVRRKEKENRKLHMELKSEREKLTQQMIKYQKELNEMQAQIAEESQIRIELQMTLDSKDSDIEQLRSQLQALHIGMDSSSIGSGPGDAEPDDGFPVHITQSHTMESMSFTYQRSSTSLNIATKPSSSHMLLDSDSEEDSLPYLPSSSEPISTESRLEGWLSLPVRNNTKKFGWVKKYVIVSSKKILFYDSEQDKEQSNPYMVLDIDKLFHVRPVTQTDVYRADAKEIPRIFQILYANEGESKKEPEFPVEPVGEKSNYICHKGHEFIPTLYHFPTNCEACMKPLWHMFKPPPALECRRCHIKCHKDHMDKKEEIIAPCKVYYDISSAKNLLLLANSTEEQQKWVSRLVKKIPKKPPAPDPFARSSPRTSMKIQQNQSIRRPSRQLAPNKPRLLDLAFKDWDWSFDDVDGDDDDDDVFDF from the exons ATGGAAATAGATATGACATATCAACTGAAAGTTATACAGCAGAGTTTAGAACAAGAAGAAGCTGAACACAAGACCACAAAAGCACGACTAGCGGATAAAAATAAGATCTATGAATCCATTGAAGAAGCTAAATCAGAAGCCATGAAAG aaatggagaagaagcTGTTGGAAGAGAGGTCTTTAAAGCAGAAAGTGGAGAACCTACTCCTGGAAGCCGAGAAGAGATGTTCTATATTGGATTGTGACCTCAAACAGTCTCAGCAGAAACTGAATGAGCTGCTGAAGCAGAAAGATGTGCTGAATGAGGAT GTTAGAAATTTGACATTAAAAATAGAGCAGGAAACTCAGAAGCGTTGTCTTATGCAAAATGACCTGAAGATGCAGACCCAGCAAGTTAACACCCTAAAAATgtcagaaaagcaaataaaacaagaaaataatcatcttaTGGAAATGAAAATGAACTTGGAAAAGCAAAATGCTGAACTTCGAAA AGAGCGGCAGGATGCAGATGGGCAGATGAAGGAACTGCAAGACCAACTTGAAGCAGAGCAGTATTTCTCA ACCCTCTATAAAACACAAGTTAGagaacttaaagaagaaaatgaagagaaaactaAACTTTGTAAAGAGTTGCAGCAGAAAAAGCAGGATTTACAGGATGAAAG AGACTCCTTGGCTGCCCAGCTGGAGATCACCCTCACCAAAGCAGACTCTGAGCAGCTGGCTCGCTCCATTGCTGAGGAGCAATACTCTGACTTGGAAAAAGAGAAGATCATGAAAGAGCTGGAAATCAAAGAGATGATGGCTAGACACAAACAAGAGCTTACTGAAAAGGACGCTACAATTGCATCC cTTGAAGAAACAAATAGAACACTAACTAGTGATGTTGCAAATCTTGCAAACGAGAAAGAAGAACTAAACAACAAGTTGAAAGATACCCAAGAAC AACTGTCAAAGTTGAAAGATGAAGAGATCAGTGCAGCGGCTATTAAAGCACAGTTTGAGAAGCAGCTGCTGACTGAGCGAACACTCAAGACTCAA GCTGTGAATAAGTTGGCAGAGATCATGAATCGAAAAGAACCTGTCAAGCGTGGTAGTGACACAGATGTgcgaagaaaagaaaaggaaaacagaaaattacATATGGAGCTTAAGTCTGAACGTGAAAAATTGACACAACAGATGATCAAATATCAGAAAGAACTGAATGAAATGCAGGCT CAAATAGCTGAAGAGAGCCAAATTCGAATAGAACTGCAGATGACCCTGGACAGTAAAGACAGTGACATTGAACAGCTTCGGTCGCAGCTCCAGGCCTTGCATATTGGTATGGACAGTTCCAGTATAGGCAGTGGACCAGGGGATGCTGAGCCTGATGACGGATTTCCAG TCCATATCACTCAGTCACACACTATGGAATCCATGTCCTTCACCTACCAGCGGTCCTCTACCTCTCTCAATATTGCCACTAAGCCCTCCAGTTCTCACATGCTTCTTGACTCTGACTCTGAAGAAGATTCCTTGCCTTACTTACCTAGTTCATCGGAGCCTATTAGTACAG AATCACGATTAGAAGGATGGCTGTCGTTGCCTGTGCGGAACAACACTAAAAAGTTTGGATGGGTTAAGAAG TATGTGATTGTAAGCAGCAAGAAGATTCTTTTCTATGATAGTGAACAAGATAAAGAGCAGTCTAACCCTTACATGGTGTTAGACATAGA CAAGCTATTTCATGTCCGACCTGTTACTCAGACAGATGTATACAGAGCAGATGCTAAAGAAATTCCAAGGATATTTCAG ATCCTGTATGCCAATGAAGGAGAAAGTAAAAAGGAACCAGAATTTCCAGTGGAACCAGTGGGAGAAAAATCTAATTATATTTGCCACAAAGGACATGAGTTTATTCCTACTCTTTATCACTTCCCAACCAACTGTGAGGCCTGTATGAAGCCACTGTGGCACATGTTTAAACCTCCTCCTGCTCTAGAGTGCCGTAGATGCCACATTAAATGTCATAAAGATCACATGGACAAAAAGGAAGAGATCATAGCCCCCTGCAAAG TTTATTATGATATATCATCGGCAAAGAATCTGTTGTTATTAGCAAATTCAACGGAAGAACAGCAGAAATGGGTTAGTCGGTTGGTGAAAAAGATACCTAAAAAGCCTCCAGCTCCAGACCCTTTTGCCCGATCATCCCCTAGAACCTCaatgaaaatacaacaaaacCAGTCCATTCGGCGGCCCAGTCGACAGCTTGCTCCAAACAAACCAag ATTGCTTGATTTGGCATTTAAAGACTGGGATTGGTCATttgatgatgttgatggtgatgatgatgatgacgatgttTTTgatttctga
- the Slc66a3 gene encoding solute carrier family 66 member 3 precursor: MEAGLLWFCNWSTLGVCAALKLPQIYAQLAARSARGISLPSLLLELAGFLVFLRYQHYYGNPLLTYLEYPILIVQDIVLLLFVFHFNGNVKQALPYMAVFVSSWFILSLQKWIIDLAMNLCTVISAASKFAQLQYLWKAQDSGAVSALTWGLSAYTCATRIITTLMTTNDLTILLRFVIMLALNIWVTATVLHYRKSVTKAE, encoded by the exons ATGGAGGCCGGGCTGCTATGGTTCTGCAACTGGAGCACGCTGGGCGTGTGCGCCGCACTCAAACTGCCGCAGATCTACGCGCAGCTGGCGGCGCGCAGCGCACGAGGGATCAGCCTCCCTAGTTTACTTTTGGAGCTGGCCGG GTTCCTGGTCTTCCTTCGTTATCAACATTACTATGGGAACCCACTGCTCACCTACCTGGAATACCCCATTCTCATCGTACAAG ACATTGTCCTCCTGCTCTTCGTCTTTCATTTCAATGGGAACGTGAAGCAAGCCTTGCCGTACATGGCTGT ATTTGTGTCTTCTTGGTTCATCCTCAGCCTGCAGAAATGGATCATCGACTTGGCCATG AACTTATGCACAGTCATTAGTGCAGCCAGTAAGTTTGCCCAGCTCCAGTATTTGTGGAAGGCACAAGATTCGGGAGCTGTGAGTGCACTGACATGGGGCCTCTCCGCCTACACCTGTGCAA CAAGAATAATAACAACTTTAATGACCACTAATGACCTGACAA ttCTTCTACGTTTTGTGATCATGTTGGCTTTAAATATATGGGTAACAGCAACGGTACTTCACTACCGGAAGTCTGTCACCAAAGCTGAATGA
- the Slc66a3 gene encoding solute carrier family 66 member 3 isoform X3: MEAGLLWFCNWSTLGVCAALKLPQIYAQLAARSARGISLPSLLLELAGFLVFLRYQHYYGNPLLTYLEYPILIVQARIITTLMTTNDLTILLRFVIMLALNIWVTATVLHYRKSVTKAE; the protein is encoded by the exons ATGGAGGCCGGGCTGCTATGGTTCTGCAACTGGAGCACGCTGGGCGTGTGCGCCGCACTCAAACTGCCGCAGATCTACGCGCAGCTGGCGGCGCGCAGCGCACGAGGGATCAGCCTCCCTAGTTTACTTTTGGAGCTGGCCGG GTTCCTGGTCTTCCTTCGTTATCAACATTACTATGGGAACCCACTGCTCACCTACCTGGAATACCCCATTCTCATCGTACAAG CAAGAATAATAACAACTTTAATGACCACTAATGACCTGACAA ttCTTCTACGTTTTGTGATCATGTTGGCTTTAAATATATGGGTAACAGCAACGGTACTTCACTACCGGAAGTCTGTCACCAAAGCTGAATGA
- the Slc66a3 gene encoding solute carrier family 66 member 3 isoform X2, which translates to MEAGLLWFCNWSTLGVCAALKLPQIYAQLAARSARGISLPSLLLELAGFLVFLRYQHYYGNPLLTYLEYPILIVQDIVLLLFVFHFNGNVKQALPYMAVFVSSWFILSLQKWIIDLAMQE; encoded by the exons ATGGAGGCCGGGCTGCTATGGTTCTGCAACTGGAGCACGCTGGGCGTGTGCGCCGCACTCAAACTGCCGCAGATCTACGCGCAGCTGGCGGCGCGCAGCGCACGAGGGATCAGCCTCCCTAGTTTACTTTTGGAGCTGGCCGG GTTCCTGGTCTTCCTTCGTTATCAACATTACTATGGGAACCCACTGCTCACCTACCTGGAATACCCCATTCTCATCGTACAAG ACATTGTCCTCCTGCTCTTCGTCTTTCATTTCAATGGGAACGTGAAGCAAGCCTTGCCGTACATGGCTGT ATTTGTGTCTTCTTGGTTCATCCTCAGCCTGCAGAAATGGATCATCGACTTGGCCATG CAAGAATAA
- the Slc66a3 gene encoding solute carrier family 66 member 3 isoform X1: MEAGLLWFCNWSTLGVCAALKLPQIYAQLAARSARGISLPSLLLELAGFLVFLRYQHYYGNPLLTYLEYPILIVQDIVLLLFVFHFNGNVKQALPYMAVFVSSWFILSLQKWIIDLAMNLCTVISAASKFAQLQYLWKAQDSGAVSALTWGLSAYTCARWAYGDIGTLPGSAELLQITSAFVSSFFRTGSGCTACH, from the exons ATGGAGGCCGGGCTGCTATGGTTCTGCAACTGGAGCACGCTGGGCGTGTGCGCCGCACTCAAACTGCCGCAGATCTACGCGCAGCTGGCGGCGCGCAGCGCACGAGGGATCAGCCTCCCTAGTTTACTTTTGGAGCTGGCCGG GTTCCTGGTCTTCCTTCGTTATCAACATTACTATGGGAACCCACTGCTCACCTACCTGGAATACCCCATTCTCATCGTACAAG ACATTGTCCTCCTGCTCTTCGTCTTTCATTTCAATGGGAACGTGAAGCAAGCCTTGCCGTACATGGCTGT ATTTGTGTCTTCTTGGTTCATCCTCAGCCTGCAGAAATGGATCATCGACTTGGCCATG AACTTATGCACAGTCATTAGTGCAGCCAGTAAGTTTGCCCAGCTCCAGTATTTGTGGAAGGCACAAGATTCGGGAGCTGTGAGTGCACTGACATGGGGCCTCTCCGCCTACACCTGTGCAA ggtGGGCATATGGAGATATTGGAACTCTTCCTGGCAGTGCTGAGCTGTTACAAATCACCTCTGCTTTTGTGAGCAGCTTCTTCAGGACTGGGTCAGGGTGCACAGCATGTCATTAG